The Litoribacterium kuwaitense DNA window ATCGATTTAGTCGCCCTTCACAAAGCATCCTCCGCATCATCGCTTTGGCCTCTCCGCCGAAAAAAGATGAGGATCGATTACTTGACATTTGTTCAAGACCTGTCATGATCATCAATAAAAAGTCAGTAGATCGGTTTCTATATGTTCAAGCTGAAGAATCAAGCTCATCTACAAGTCATTCGCACACAAATACACCTGTTTAAATGCATAAAATCTTAATAAAAGGAGTTTTCTCAAATGGTTTACGAACAGTTCATCTTTGAAATCTCTAAAGATTTCAACTCGCTATTTGTTGATTTTGAAGAAGCGTTGCTGCTTCAGGAGCGTATTGATACATTTGATGAATATTTTCATGAAATAACACAGGACGATGACTTAATGAACGAGATTATTGTAGAAGCTGAACGGTTTGGGCGTCCGAAAGATTTATTCTTAGACGATTTATATCAATACGTCAAAAATTTCAATGGGGCGATCGAAAAACACATTACCCTTATTGAGCACAAGATAGATGCCGGTGAAATGCAAAAAGAAGAACAATTAAAAGCACGCTTTAATAAAACACGCCTAGAGCGAGCGTTGGCATAATTCGTCATCGATCGCCAAAACAATTCAAAAAGTAGCATATTTGTTACAAAAGGTTTATACTATAAGTATTGTGGGAATATTCATTCTAAGCAAGACAACAGCTCAGCTTTTTAAATAGTGAAGGGAAGGTGAACGACAGTGACACAAAACCATTGGTTAAATGTCGGCGACTGGGTTAGTGGAAGAACAGTAAATGATGAAATATTTATCGGCTTTGTTGAGTCATTTGAGAATACAAACGGATCCGTAAAAGTGACAGTAACTGAATGCGATCATACTTCCCTCATTCATAAACGAATTGTCACTTTTCAAAACCTCATAAAAAAACTTCCTATTTTTGACATTCAAGAAAAAGGGCAATTGCATAATTTAATAGATATTGCGTTAATGGAAAAAGACCGTGAAACATTCATGCAGCTCACAAGACGATTGCAAGAAATGGAAAATTCGAAAGATCCGGTCGGTGCTATATAATCTTATTGAAACACATTTGAACACAGCGGACACTCGCTGTGTTTTTTTGCTTAATAAAAGGCTAATCTCCGCATATTTCTTGACACATCACCCTTCGTCTCATGATACAATGCCCAAAAAGAGGGGTGACTTCCATTGATTATTCGCCATGAGTCATCAACTGAATTGCATTTTTATCGTCAGCACGATCATGGGATTATTTCCGGCACATTAGCGACCTACTTGCAAGATCGTCTTTTACCTTTTCCAAACGCAGTACGAGATCAATGGCTTACAGCTGTCAGAGACCATGATATTGGTTGGACTGAATTAGACGAGGAGATACTTTGGGACGAAGAAAAGCCAGAGCCTTATCAATTTGAGCATTACCCAGCTCTCGCTAAAACGAGGGCATATGAACGAGGCATTAATCAAGTTGAAAAACAATCTATATTGGCAGGACTTTTGTGTAGTATGCATTTAAGCTCATTTTTTGAAGGAGCGACCAGCTTACTTCCAGAAGAAAGAAATTTTTTAAATAAGGAACATCAAAGACAAGAACAGCTCTATTTACAACAGCCTCTTACGAAAGATCAGCTTGATGCATCACTTCATTTACTTCAATTTTGCGATCATCTGTCTTTATACATTTGTCAAAATAAGCCTGGGAGTTATAAGATCAACGAATTCCCCTGGTATAAAGAAGGGTTTGCGTACCGCTCAGGAGCATTACGAAATCATCCTATTCTCGGCTGGTGGACAGACGAAAATCGTGTCGTTTTGCACCCTTTCCCATTCAAATCGTCTGTTAACGTTTTGATGCCTTACAAAAGGCTCGAAAAAGAAGGATTACACCCGAACAATATTAACGATCGATTTCATCGTGCTTCAGTAGAATATTTGACTGTGCAATTCGCCCCAATTGAGGAGGAAGACGTATGGCAAAAGCAATTTTAAAAAACGATTGGGCGGAGGTCGTTGGCTCAGAATTTACTAAAGACTATTACACAAGGCTTCGCCAATTTTTAAAAAAAGAGTATCAAAACGAGCGTATTTTTCCGCACATGAACGATATATTTGAAGCCCTTCACTTACGTCGTATAAAAATACAAAAGTGGTTATCCTTGGTCAAGATCCTTATCACGGTCCTCACCAGGCACATGGATTGAGTTTTTCAGTTCAAAAAGGGGTTGCGACCCTCCGAGCTTACAAAACATGTATAAAGAACTGTCCGATGATCTTGGCTGCCCAATACCACACCATGGCTCACTAGTAAAATGGGCAGAGCAAGGCGTCTTACTATTAAATACGGTGCTTACTGTACGTCAAGGTCAAGCAGCCTCCCACCGCGGGAAAGGCT harbors:
- a CDS encoding IDEAL domain-containing protein: MTQNHWLNVGDWVSGRTVNDEIFIGFVESFENTNGSVKVTVTECDHTSLIHKRIVTFQNLIKKLPIFDIQEKGQLHNLIDIALMEKDRETFMQLTRRLQEMENSKDPVGAI
- a CDS encoding DUF3891 family protein; protein product: MIIRHESSTELHFYRQHDHGIISGTLATYLQDRLLPFPNAVRDQWLTAVRDHDIGWTELDEEILWDEEKPEPYQFEHYPALAKTRAYERGINQVEKQSILAGLLCSMHLSSFFEGATSLLPEERNFLNKEHQRQEQLYLQQPLTKDQLDASLHLLQFCDHLSLYICQNKPGSYKINEFPWYKEGFAYRSGALRNHPILGWWTDENRVVLHPFPFKSSVNVLMPYKRLEKEGLHPNNINDRFHRASVEYLTVQFAPIEEEDVWQKQF